The Candidatus Omnitrophota bacterium genome has a window encoding:
- a CDS encoding methyltransferase domain-containing protein, producing the protein MTKTAQNLGYSESQENLSVRIEAHRRFSSFSLEDWLERHLPAAEDGLILDIGCGNGNLFPAYLKKLNRKGGIVGIDKSRELLLQAQKAIADFTPLLLQLDMNNKLPFLENTFDYALSAFSIYYADDAEAIIKDVKEVLKPRGEVFLIGPTENNAKELYEFNKKLFNLNHSMDEKAAKRTARLEKEFYPIVKDVFGQAKKEIIPSKLKFPDKNEFIRYYTATLLFKESCEKTGIDPSREKLNSIRLESWDISKEMAVIHGKKNA; encoded by the coding sequence ATGACGAAAACGGCTCAAAATCTCGGTTATAGCGAAAGCCAGGAAAATTTAAGCGTCAGGATAGAAGCTCACAGGCGTTTCTCCAGTTTTAGCCTCGAAGATTGGCTGGAACGCCATTTACCGGCCGCGGAAGACGGCCTGATCCTTGATATCGGCTGCGGGAACGGGAACTTGTTTCCGGCCTATCTTAAAAAACTTAATCGAAAGGGAGGAATAGTCGGTATCGACAAGTCAAGAGAGCTGCTTTTACAGGCCCAGAAAGCAATCGCTGATTTTACGCCTTTGCTGCTGCAGTTGGACATGAACAACAAACTGCCTTTTCTTGAAAATACCTTTGATTACGCGCTTTCCGCATTTTCCATTTATTACGCGGATGACGCCGAAGCGATCATTAAAGACGTCAAAGAAGTTTTAAAACCACGGGGCGAAGTTTTCCTTATCGGCCCGACAGAAAATAACGCCAAAGAACTATATGAATTCAACAAGAAGCTTTTTAACCTAAACCACTCTATGGATGAAAAGGCAGCCAAAAGGACCGCCCGCCTTGAAAAGGAGTTTTATCCCATCGTAAAAGATGTTTTCGGGCAGGCCAAGAAGGAGATCATCCCCAGCAAATTGAAATTTCCGGACAAAAACGAGTTCATACGTTATTATACAGCGACCTTGCTTTTTAAAGAATCCTGTGAAAAGACCGGTATCGATCCTAGCCGGGAAAAATTAAATTCAATCCGGCTTGAATCCTGGGATATTTCCAAGGAAATGGCAGTGATCCATGGGAAGAAGAATGCATAA